Below is a genomic region from uncultured Sunxiuqinia sp..
GAATCTCTGGACGGTTCAATATTAAATTAGCCCGATGACCATCAACTTCTATTTTTATGTATTTTTTGTTTTCCATTATTTCCCTTTTTTACATTCTGAAAACGCCATAATGGGGATTTCGTTTAGGCTGATTAAGCGTAACCGTAAAAGCAAGTGCCAGGATATCACGAGTTTCAACAGGATCGATAATCCCATCGTCCCACAATCGTGATGAGCTATAATAAGCAGTGCTTTCATTTTCAAACTGTTCAACTAAGCTATTCTCCCTTCCATTCTTTCCGATGGTTTGTATCACACCCGAAGCCTGTTCGCCACCCATTACCGCAATTCGCGAATGGGGCCACATGAAAAGGAAATCGGGATCGTACGCGCGGCCGGCCATCGCATAATTACCTGCTCCGAAAGATCCGCCGATAACAAGCGTGATTTTGGGCACCACAGAGTTAGCAACAGCATTGATTAATTTAGCGCCATCGCGGGCAATACCTTCGTGTTCGTATTTCTTGCCGACAATAAAGCCGGTAATATTCTGCAAAAACAACAATGGAATCTGACGTTGATTGCAAAGCTGGATAAAGTGAGCACCTTTTCGTGCGGCTTCAGCTGTCAAAAAGCTCTGATTTCCGACAATCCCGATTGGCATACCTTTTAAACGGGCAAAACCAGTAATCAGTGTTTTTCCATAATTGACTTTAAATTCCTGAAAATCGCTGTTGTCAACCAGGTGGTCAATAATTTTGTGCACCGGAATTGGCTTTTTCAAATCAGTCGTCAGATAACTATAAATATTTTCCGCTGGAAATCTGGGAGCTCGGGTGTTCTTAATTTCAACATCCTGCTTGGAGGCCATGGGTAACTTGTCGACAATTGACCGGCAAATTTTTACGGCATCTGCATCATCTTCAGCCAAATGGTCGGCCACTCCCGAAATTGATGTATGAACATCTCCGCCTCCCAGTTCTTCGGCTGAGACCTCTTCGCCCGTCGCTGCCTTCACCAAAGGTGGTCCTCCAATAAAAATAGCTCCTTGTCTTTTAACAATGATGGTTTCGTCACACATGGCCGGCACATAAGCACCTCCCGCTGTGCAGAATCCCATTACAATCGCTATTTGAGGAATCCCGTCAGCCGACAGTTTTGCCTGATTGTAAAACACCCGGCCAAAATCAAATCGATCGGGAAAAACGCTGGCTTGTTGCGGGAGAAATATCCCTCCTGAATCAGCCAAGTAAATGCAAGGAAGCTTGTTTTTCAATGCAATTTCCTGGGCTCGAACATGCTTTCGAATAGTTTCCTTAATGTATGTTCCACCTTTCACCGTCGCATCGTTCGCGACAATCATGCACTCACGTCCATTTATAACTCCAAGGCCGGTTACAATGCCAGCCGATGGAAATGAATTATCGTATTGATCGTATGCGGCAAATGTGGAAAGTTCCAAAAAAGGGGTTCCCTGATCAACAAGGATATCGATACGCTCACGAGCCAATAATTTTCCTCGTTCACGATGTTTATGAACCGCCTTTTCTGATCCATGATTACAAACTTGACTTAACCGTTGGTAAAAATCATCAACTACCAACTGATAACCAATAGGTTTATCTTCATGAACCTGCAAATGCGAATCTATTTTATCTTGTTGAGCTTTACCCATGTTGTCGTTAAACAAATTAAAAAAGGAAAATCTCTTACTATGACAAAATTCTAGGCTATTGGTTCACATAAACCGCCACTTTTTGTTTTTTTGAAGATCGAATCCGAACCCTAATTTTTTCTTTACTTTCGTTCAAACTGAATATACTTTTGAGAAGAAATTAAGTTGTAGGCTTAAATTGGCTCAATAAATTAAACTCTGACAAAAGTATTAAAATTTCAATTCGGCCTAGATGAGTTCTGCAAGCAAGTCCGTTTGATCATCACTTCCCTGCAAACTTTTGATTCTTACTTTATGAAAGCTATTTCGCTGGATATCCTCCCCCCTGAATCGGATAGGAACATAGTGCTCTCCATAACCGGAAGCAAAACCATGGGAATCAATTTTTTCAACCAAAACTGTTTGCTCGCGCCCAATAAAACGCTCCAGATAAATCTTACGCAGTTCTTCCGATTTTTCACGCAAAGTCGCTGACCGCGCTGTTTTTACTTTTTCGGGCACCTGCTCCTCCATCCGTTCGGCACGCGTTCCTTTTCGAACTGAATATTTAAAGGTGTGCACATGACTAAAATTCAATCGCTCCAATGCATCCAGGCTTTCCTGGAAGTCTTCTCCTGTCTCTCCGGGGAAACCAACAATCAAGTCGGTTGTAAAATTAAACTCGGGCCACTTTGCACGAAAACCATCAATAACCGATGCAAAACGGTCAAAATCGTACATCCGTCGCATGCGCAGTAAAACTTTATCGGAACCACTCTGCAAGCACAAATGCAAGTGTGGCGCTAATTTCGGATGATCGAACAATTCGTAAAACTGCTCTCCAAAACCATCGGGTTCCAGCGAAGAAATACGAACCCTGAAATCACCGGGGACTTCAAGAATGGCTTTTAGAACATCTTCAAAGCGTTTACCTTCCCATTCGTATCTGCCAATATTTACACCGGTAATCACCAGCTCCTTAAATCCATTGGCTAATGTGTCTTTTACATTTTCAATAATCTGAGGTAAGGGTCGGCTGACCGCTCGTCCACGAACTTTCGGGATGATACAAAAAGTGCAAAAATTATCGCAGCCATCTTGAATTTTAATGGAGCTGCGGGTATGCAAACTCTTGTCAACCGTATTAAACTGAAAAACATCGCCTTCCAAATTTGAAGGATGTAGAATTTCGCCCTGAAAATGAGCATCGATCAACTGCCGGATACTTGCTTTACGTTTGTTGTCAACAACGTAAGTGATTTTCTCCTGGTCTTCCAGTTTCTCTTTATAGTTATTGGCCATGCAACCGGTTACCACAACCATCGACCCCTCATTGTGTCGTGCCGCCTGACTAATGGTATGCCGTGATTTTTGATCACTTTGATTAGTAACTGTACACGTATTTACAACCACGACATCGGCTTGCTCTTTAAAATCAACAATTTCGTATCCGGCCTGATCAAAATCGGAAACCAAAGCATCCGTTTCATATTGATTCAGTCGACAACCTAAAGTTTTAAATGCAATTCGCTTTTTTGTGGTGCTCATGATTCAATTTTTTCTTCCTGAAGTACCAACTCTCCACTCAACGAAAAGTCAGCAGCTGAGGTTATTTTCACATCTACAATCCGTCCTTTCAACTCAGGTGCTTTCCGATCCAAGCGAACATTCAATTTTCCTTCCGTCAGTCCTGTGCTAAATCCGGTTTTCCGATCGCTTCCGTTAACCAGCACACGAAAGGTTTTACCAACCAACTGACGATTATATTCGCTGGTATGAGTTCTCATTGTTTCTGAGAGCCGATGATAGCGATCTTTCTTCACTTCTTGCGAAACTTCATCCTGCCAACGGTAACTGGCAGCTCCCGGACGTGGTGAATACATAGCAATGTAGGCCATGTTAAACTTGAATTCGTTCATGGCAGCAACCGTGTTTTGAAACTCTGCTTCTCCTTCGGCCGTAAACCCGACAATAATATCGGTAAATAAAGTCGCTTCCGGAATCAGCTCTCGAATATCGTTTACAATTCGGCGGTATTTTTCCATGGAATGCCGACGATTCATCTTAATCAATACTTTCTCATCACCACTCTGCATTGGAAGGTGAATCTGTTTGGCTAAACATTTATATTCAGCAATCACTTCAATTACATCACGGGTCATATCCTGTGGATGTGGAGATGTGAAATACACCCAAAATTCTTCACCCGAAAGCTTACCGTATTGACCAATCTGCTTCAACAGTTCCGCAAAAGTTATCTCTTCTCCATTTTTATCCAGCCCATACGAATTAACATTCTGCCCAAGCAAGGTAATCGATTTATAACCTTGTTGAACCAAGTGTTGAATCTCTTTTATTATTTCTTCGGATGGACGGGAAACCTCCCTGCCACGGGTGTACGGGACGGCGCAAAACGCACAAAATTTATCACACCCATTTTGAATGGGCACAAACGCTTCGTAAGTCGATTCATATTTCGGTTTGATATGCCACAAATCAACGATATGCTCATTTTGGGGCATTACCGGTTGGGGAGTTTGCAATGAAGCAGCATTGACAACCCCGTAATTTCGAATCATATCGGGCAGCTGACTTAACTCACTCATTGGAAAAATTAAATCAAAAAGCTTCAGAAACTTTTCCTTGTCAG
It encodes:
- a CDS encoding carboxyl transferase domain-containing protein, which gives rise to MGKAQQDKIDSHLQVHEDKPIGYQLVVDDFYQRLSQVCNHGSEKAVHKHRERGKLLARERIDILVDQGTPFLELSTFAAYDQYDNSFPSAGIVTGLGVINGRECMIVANDATVKGGTYIKETIRKHVRAQEIALKNKLPCIYLADSGGIFLPQQASVFPDRFDFGRVFYNQAKLSADGIPQIAIVMGFCTAGGAYVPAMCDETIIVKRQGAIFIGGPPLVKAATGEEVSAEELGGGDVHTSISGVADHLAEDDADAVKICRSIVDKLPMASKQDVEIKNTRAPRFPAENIYSYLTTDLKKPIPVHKIIDHLVDNSDFQEFKVNYGKTLITGFARLKGMPIGIVGNQSFLTAEAARKGAHFIQLCNQRQIPLLFLQNITGFIVGKKYEHEGIARDGAKLINAVANSVVPKITLVIGGSFGAGNYAMAGRAYDPDFLFMWPHSRIAVMGGEQASGVIQTIGKNGRENSLVEQFENESTAYYSSSRLWDDGIIDPVETRDILALAFTVTLNQPKRNPHYGVFRM
- the mtaB gene encoding tRNA (N(6)-L-threonylcarbamoyladenosine(37)-C(2))-methylthiotransferase MtaB; the protein is MSTTKKRIAFKTLGCRLNQYETDALVSDFDQAGYEIVDFKEQADVVVVNTCTVTNQSDQKSRHTISQAARHNEGSMVVVTGCMANNYKEKLEDQEKITYVVDNKRKASIRQLIDAHFQGEILHPSNLEGDVFQFNTVDKSLHTRSSIKIQDGCDNFCTFCIIPKVRGRAVSRPLPQIIENVKDTLANGFKELVITGVNIGRYEWEGKRFEDVLKAILEVPGDFRVRISSLEPDGFGEQFYELFDHPKLAPHLHLCLQSGSDKVLLRMRRMYDFDRFASVIDGFRAKWPEFNFTTDLIVGFPGETGEDFQESLDALERLNFSHVHTFKYSVRKGTRAERMEEQVPEKVKTARSATLREKSEELRKIYLERFIGREQTVLVEKIDSHGFASGYGEHYVPIRFRGEDIQRNSFHKVRIKSLQGSDDQTDLLAELI
- the miaB gene encoding tRNA (N6-isopentenyl adenosine(37)-C2)-methylthiotransferase MiaB, with translation MKYHLITLGCQMNLSDSERVSAVLEQMGYERTEKEEEATLLGMLACSVRQKPIDKVYNKIAQWNKWKNKRNVITFISGCVLPADKEKFLKLFDLIFPMSELSQLPDMIRNYGVVNAASLQTPQPVMPQNEHIVDLWHIKPKYESTYEAFVPIQNGCDKFCAFCAVPYTRGREVSRPSEEIIKEIQHLVQQGYKSITLLGQNVNSYGLDKNGEEITFAELLKQIGQYGKLSGEEFWVYFTSPHPQDMTRDVIEVIAEYKCLAKQIHLPMQSGDEKVLIKMNRRHSMEKYRRIVNDIRELIPEATLFTDIIVGFTAEGEAEFQNTVAAMNEFKFNMAYIAMYSPRPGAASYRWQDEVSQEVKKDRYHRLSETMRTHTSEYNRQLVGKTFRVLVNGSDRKTGFSTGLTEGKLNVRLDRKAPELKGRIVDVKITSAADFSLSGELVLQEEKIES